The following DNA comes from Watersipora subatra chromosome 8, tzWatSuba1.1, whole genome shotgun sequence.
atatatatatatatatacaggacagatagcgcagttggtaaggtatcgggaccgtgatcattaggtcctcggttcaaacccgaacaactgcacttttctggtggtccttggacaagactcttgcttgtataacatctacaacctctatgatgagtgcaataaccaaagccatgccggctcggacgtcgcccggtcaaacaaggtccgcgctgcctgtagcaggacaaggcagtgaaaaatgggctactggttcaaaacggatgaaatggactcggactgataacacggacctcatgcagtgctactttatgagtgaacctcaaaagtggggctatatgggaaggatgcggcaactgtggataaacatgcgccctgatttgccactaaccgctaagcaacttgtagctcataggagtaacataatcaagcagcacctcatatcggaacttcaggtagatgaaattagggaacagttcacccaagtaaccccaaccaacgaggagtgcatatcaacacacactgtcatgcatacacgatcatgtgttgactcacgggttgaagaagacatgcacttggaccttgacccaagggtgagagagcttgtggaaaatatcatcaacaagatgtcagctgctaatgattatggaagcagggtaccactacgaagagttagcaagaccaAACTTaaaaagctgttagaagacattaacatggcactgtagtcgatctcaactggatcaatcagtgagactaatgccttaatctacagtacagcaaccgtcatcttggaggagatggatattaagccaatgccaacaaggcttcaagccattccatcctggcagctgaggctacaaaataagatcaagaacttgcgcaagaaagttagtaggctcagtgagagatctaaccacagtttggagcgtccgattagggaagccacaatagaagctctagaatctgccaaacagcagctagtagcactctcggcacgactgaagcggtacaccaaagagcgggataacaagagaataaacaaactgttcatcaataatccatctagagtgtattcccagttcaaaggtgaactgcagaggccaatgtctgagcctccccgatctagcacttcaaagttcttgaaggacatctgggagaaagagactactcataacaccactgcaaattggctgaagaagcttaaagagagccatcaacacactgtggctcagcaaggactcaccatcagcaaagaggacatcaagtgcagagtgcagcatatgaagaactgggcagcacctggccatgacatgattcaagctttctggttaaagaaattgacatcacttcacactagaatggctaagcagatggaatgcctaatagaacaaggtgaccatccagaatggctgaccaaagaacgaactgtacttctgataaaagatccaaagcaggggccgattcccaaaaactatcggcCAATAACgcgcttgcccaccacttggaaactgctctcaagaatagttgcagacaaactggaagagcacatgagtcactatatgaccagtgctcagaaaggacttgggcgcaacacccgaggagctaaacatcagttactggtggatcggtcggtctgtcaagacagcaggagaaggcaaaccaatattgccatggcttggattgactacaaaaaggcctatgactcaattccccatagttggatacttgagtgcctcagtatgtacaatgttcaccctgctcttgtggcattcatcaagatgtcaatgaccaaatggaagacggaactagaggctaatggcaaaaagctggggagtgtacaaattaagcgaggcatctatcaaggtgactccttatcaccgctgctcttctgcatatgcctaaaccctctaagcaatatgctggaggagactcaatatgggtaccagtttaagagtggcaccaagacaaaccacctcttctacatggatgacgtcaagctgtacgctaacaaagaaagggacattaattcgctaatacacctcactcaggtatacagcaagaacatcggaatgaccttcggtattgagaaatgtggaaggctaattcttaagaaagaccattctatgctcacagatggtctaagaatgccaaatagtgccatcaaagatatagaaaaaGGGTACAAGTGCTTGGGGATTATTCAAAGCAACATCAAACACGAAGCCGAGGtgcgtcacaaagccattaccgaatacaagaaatgccttcggcaggtcctacgagGCCAGCTCAATGGCAAGAACTAAGTCAtgacaataaatacctacgcactgccattAATAAGaaatccagcaggcataataaagtggactgaggaagccatcaaggaaacagatatagcaactcgtaaactgttGACCAAGcaggccatggaggctgcatcaaagcatatgcagcctccatggccacttcagataagctgctagctgaatttcaatgggctgctcttacaatggagcTTCGCCTTGATggtgaggaaattgactggcacacgaaacctcttcatggtgcttaccactgacaaatatctaaggttggcgatcttcaccagacatatatgtggctgaacaaaggaaacctaacggtcAATACAGAGtccgctaatcatggcagcccaggagcaaatgctcccaacaaggcaactccaaacaaaaatctatcacactagagatgatcctaaatgcagactgtgcaaagatgcacctgagaccatccaacgcatcatcagtggatgcaagcagctagcagaaaacgcatacactgagcggcataatcatgtcgttggtgttgtgtatagaagtctatgtgatgagtatggccttaataaaccacaacactggtgggaagctcctggtaaggtcaatgaaaatgaccgcgataagatcttctgggacttctacatccggactgacaagtaTGTCCTAgaaaaccaaccagatatagtggtggtggacaaggagaacaagagggctactataatagatatagcagtacccaatgactacaatatagccagcaaagaaaatgaaaaggtagagaaatatctccctcttggagaagagattgaaaaatgctgggatgtaagaacaactgtaatctcagtagtTATTGGGGCACTGTGCGCAATAACatcggcgcataaaatgtggcttgcccaaataccaacagcaatacactcaggtgagttgcagaaaagtgcgctattgggaacagctaagatcttgaggcgagtgctcaaactcccaggtctctggtaggagacccgagttagagcagaaattaccaccaataaggggtatccggggtgaggaaacaattatatatactcgtatatataatattttgtttactttagtattttctttttttatataatattcgcAGACATTATAAGATTTCtataatattttcaaacaataacaaatattactaaatgagCTGAATGTAATAGTGGTAATGTACTCACCTGTTCACTGTAACTGCACCAGCAGAATGAAGTGCAGCAAGCATAGTGGTTATGTTGATTGGAGACGTATATTCACAATATGTGTAGTTATATGTAGTTGATGCTTTGAAGAACTCATATATTGTGGTTGGAAAATTGACCAATAAGACTAAAGTGTCAGCAATGGCTAGGTTGAGTATGTACCTGCAAAAACTTGTCACATTAAATTTCTAGAATGAAAGTATACTTGTAAAAAGCTGTCACATTAAGTAATTAGGTTGAGTATAGCCTATACCTGTAAGAATTTATTTTAAATCAGTggtttttaaccttttttgccCCATTCTCCCTTTTCCAAACCTAAATACAGAAATTCCCCCTCCCAACTCCTTCACATAATGCACTGCAActagatagtgaactttatttacatatataacttatatacatatatatatatatatatatatatatatatatatatatatatatatatatatatatatatatatatatatatatatatatatatacatgtatatatgcatttattacagtcctatttacatggaatattaaaaatgaatctaTATTGAAACTTAATATATCTATCATtgtaagacagtcagcagactagtgtaatttctgtgtttgtttggagctgaccagaattttgatgttaggaTTTGTTGTAGATAAGGCACACCGTAGGTCAGCTTCTACTTCCAGGCGGTTTCTAGATTTGCTCTTTATGGTTAGCATTGCTGAAAATGCTGACTCGCAAAGATATGTGGAAGCAAATGGTATGAGCATCTTGAAAGCGTCCAGATTTATGTTGGGATACAGTCTTTGGGCCTGAACCCAAAAGTGCTATATTGATAGCTCCTTGAAGTCATCTTTTAATGCATAGTTGTTTGTCAGCTCCAAAAACTCCTCCTGAAGCTGTTCCGGAATCTCGTGGACATTGCGCCTGACAGGGTCTCGGGTCAGGCTCATCAGTTGCTCTGTCATAGGATCTAACTTAGGAAAATatctctcaaactctgctatcaaGCTGTTCAAGTGATGCTTTATGTCGATTAGCAAAGAATCGGAAGGAGCTTTCTTGTCAACTAATGAATGCAGAACTGGAAATCAAACTCTTACATTCCCAGTAGCCAGTCTTTCCACCCAGAGTTTGAGCTTGAATGCATTGATACTATCAATTACATTCAACACATTTCTGTCTCTACCTTGCATCTTTGTGTTCACTTCGTTGATTGAACCAAATATGTCAACCAGGTAAGCAAGACACTGATGGAAGCTTTTCACCTGCATTGAAGCCAGTAGTTTGggtttgttatgagttttcaaGAACTCATTGACCCCTGCTCGTAGATTGAAGAAACGCAGAAGCATGTTACTCCTTGATAACCATCGAACATTGGTGTGGAAAAATAGTGATGAGTGCACAGCATCCATATATTTGCATAACTTGTGGAAGAGACGTGTTTGCAAGGCAGAGcctttgataaagtttactatGTTAATCACTGAAGAAAGGTGTTCCTGCAATCCTTTGGGAAAAGTTTTTGCTGCTAGCGCTTGTCTGTGAATGAAGCAATGGTATACCTTTACTCACCACTAAAGGATTCTTTTCTTTTACCAACTGTGCAAATCCAGCACGACAGCCAAGCATGGCTGGAGCACCATCCGTGTAAACTCCAATTAGGTTGCCCAAGTCCAGATGTTCTTTGCTGAAGAAGTCGGAAACCAGGTTCATAACATCAGCAGCTGTGGTGGTCTATGTTAGGGGACTGCAGAACAGAAATTCTTCCTCAATTGTCTCTCTGAGTGCATAGTGTGCAAACACCATCAGCTGGGAAATGCTAGCAACATGTGTGCTAGCATCTTCCAGCTAGCTAGTGGACTCACCAAGTTGAATGGTGAACATGGGAGATGACTTGTTCTTTTCAATTACTTGCCTCTTTATGTCCGCAGACGTATCATCGATCCTCGATTTCACTGTGCTGTCTGAGAGGGATAAATCAGCTATCTTTTGAGCGGCTGTGTCTCGGAGAATAATCTTAGTACACTCCAGCAGACAAGGTTTAACTAATGTTTCACCAATGGTGTGTGGCTTCTTATATCTGGCGATACGGTAAGACAGAGCATAGGATGCCTCGGAACGGCCTGTGCCTGGATATGAAAGCTGCCAGTGGAATCCAGTTTTGCCCACTTGAGTTCTCTCTCTTTAGCTTCAAAGAATGGCTTTGATTTATCcatgtgttctgcatgtttattTCTTAAGTGTTGCTTAAGTTGATGTGGTTTCATGGCGTCGTTAGGGAGCACTTTCATGCGCAAAACACATTGTGGTACTTCGATGCCGCTTTTAATCATACAAGTGAATCCATAGTTAATGTAAGAATCATCATATGTTTGCCTTTTTGTCTTTGACATTTCTAACACCTACAATATGGGAtatgcaatcaaaatatttgaatacgttCAATATCTACATGAGCAAAACATAATACATACGTTAGGCTACAGAGCAAATTGTCAAAATCTTATAcgtttatgcaaaccaaatcggtaactgaacaattaatattgcaggtatgtatatgcatgtagtgCAGCAATCCTTACTTTTTTCACAGTTTTAGATCTTGGCTTTGTTGAAACTACTGAAATTCATTCACTCCTCTCTGCCCTTTATATAAGAAAACTTGGTGCCACGGAAATCCCTTTTGGAAAATTGCCAAATTCCCCCCATAAAATCCCAAAATTACCCCCTGGGAAAAGGGGGGAATTCCCCTGGTTAAGAATCACTGTTTTAAATACACATAAACATTAGTGAaaactcattattattattactgttgataatttaaattaatcattaattactaacaatgataaattattatcattgttaataatataattgctaattatataaatatgcacAGCAAACTGGAAATTTGATGAAAAGTAGCTTACTACATGTATGCTTTTAAACAAATTGCCAATCACATAGAAAAAGCTTTATTTGGTCGGGTTTGATTGAAGCAACAACTATCCAATTATATAGATAGTTTTCATAACAGTTTCTTGAAACCTATTGTTGCTTATTGTCACTTAAGCTAGACTTATGGTTCAAACAAGTTTCATTAAAAAGCTTAATTCTAGGTTTGGCTGGAGTTTTGTGAACTATGTAGGTACTGAGAAAATTTATCATAggtttgtttcatttttctaaAACCACACAAATATTTTGACTGTTTCctgtgttttttttttcaatatgtCATTGCCATCTTCTGATGAAGACTACCCTTTTGCTTTGCTGAGTGGTTTCTACATTCAAATTTGGTCTGCTCTGCTCTGCCATCGTATGATTAATGTAATTGTCATCTTTCAGTAGCAAGTttagacaactccatttttcTTAGATATTTATGAAACTTGTTATCAACTATTAGAAATAGCTGACTGCCTAACAAGCCTCAGTACATCTCATATCAATGTAttaaagctaaaaataaaaaatactctCCTATCCTGCAACTCAATCCAATAGCGAGTCAGTGAgagcacaaaaaataaaaaaattataaataaaatgataaaaatatggtAAAAATAGGATAAAAATGAGCATTATTTGGATTAAGTCTGTGACAATCTAACTTTCCTCTGAGAGTTATTCAACAAATGTTTACCAACAGCTTTTAGCTATAATTTATTGAACTTGATTAGCTTGACAAACTTGATGAGCCTGAAGAGCTTGACAGATTTTATGGACTTGATAaacttaataatttttataaacttgTTCAAATTGATGAACTTGATAAAAGGCAGACATATAGCAGTCTGCAAATGATTCAACTTTTCTATCATAGTAATTAGTCTCTCTACCAATCTGGGAGGCATGTTTTTAAGTACCTCATATAAGACACTGCTGCATAGCCTGTGTGCATAAAAGCTACCCAGCCTTTTGAAGATTGTACTAAATGATATTTAACTTCCTCAAAATTAGGCTAAAGAAAAAGCCAAAATCGAGATTAAACATAATCATCAGTCTATGAAAAAAAGCAGGTAGGCAAACTATCTCAACAAAGCAGATTTAAAACTAACAAAGCCTaacttattataaaattattggttTTCAAGTGTGTACCTCACGTTTTCTGTATTTCATATTTTGTGCCagtgaaaatttgaaaaactacaTTAAAAATGCTGTTTGGTTATTGCCAGCCTTGATTTGCTGATAGTGAGGAGAAATGCAGCAGCCTTTGTTTTCTCTTTTCATCAACCGATGCTGCCCATAGAACAACAGAAATTTCTTTTTGCTTTTTGAGAGAAGAAAGCAGCAAATAGAAATCTAATTCGTTTTGAGTGAGAGTTGTCTCCCATTTGACTTAGCGCTCATAGGCTGGTCtaatttttatgaataaaaattgTGCTTAATAAAATGCAGTCCACTATTGACATGCACCGTTTCTTGCgcagtaaaaaattaaaatgtgaaTGGTTTTTGTTGGCTAACAAGTATCATGATAAGGCAACTTACACATTAGGAATAGTGTGAAGGATCTTGCTGAAGGTATTAACTAGAATAATCACAGCATTTCCTGTCAAACCAATGAAGAAAGCAATGCAGAGGTATATTGCCAGGTAAAACTGTATGTTCTGACCAATCATATCTGcctgaaaaataaataaaagttgaaattaagaaaaaaaagtaTACAAGAGTAAAGTAATGATTtagttttgttgcaaaaaagaacattccatataatttaaattttacatcataTTCTAGCATATCTTATTCCattcaacaatatttttaaaaacttgcatTTTCTTACTTCTCCTATGCTAAATGTTAATTTACGTCAATTGAAggtttaaaaatcttttgtgGTTTGGTTGTTCACATGACAGTTAGATGTTTTCAGCTCATTTCTACTTACataatatgaaaaaattgcaGACAACATCTAGCCATTTTTAAactatatcattgctagctgatTTAAAAATCTGCCAccttatatttgttttttagcAGAGAAAAGTATTCGAAATcttatttgtcaaactatttatttgattttagcgACTAATTGTGgcccttttttattttttttatttttttgtgaatcCTGTTCTAGCAAAATTTGGAAAGCATTTCCGttcaaaatgaaattattgccaataaatctacatatgtatataaaaaaatgtaCCCATTTTTTCATAGCTTTGTGGGTACCAAAGAAAGTTTGATCTTGTGGCATATAAGCCCAGCCTTCTACTTAATTCTAGTAGTTTGAAAGCACGCTTCTGGCACCATTTTATGA
Coding sequences within:
- the LOC137402325 gene encoding uncharacterized protein — encoded protein: MASTVIGKKVDGSVTFLMLSSAWLTALSDDSAASTLQADMIGQNIQFYLAIYLCIAFFIGLTGNAVIILVNTFSKILHTIPNVYKKPHTIGETLVKPCLLECTKIILRDTAAQKIADLSLSDSTVKSRIDDTSADIKRQVIEKNKSSPMFTIQLAADVMNLVSDFFSKEHLDLGNLIGVYTDGAPAMLGCRAGFAQLVKEKNPLVVKSFHQCLAYLVDIFGSINEVNTKMQVDKKAPSDSLLIDIKHHLNSLIAEFERYFPKLDPMTEQLMSLTRDPVRRNVHEIPEQLQEEFLELTNNYALKDDFKELSI